Proteins encoded within one genomic window of Ranitomeya variabilis isolate aRanVar5 chromosome 4, aRanVar5.hap1, whole genome shotgun sequence:
- the LOC143765004 gene encoding uncharacterized protein LOC143765004 isoform X6: MEPPPHPMLPERYNDQKILDLTNKMIELLTGEVPIRCQDVTVHFSMEEWEYIEGHKDLYLDIMTDHLLTSTDGATDRNEPDRSSSPLSPRDNAEKNGVLQICQSEHLRDIKAEVIGEDEVTNVKTDLQCKEEEMPLGIGIAENPCKNLEENCCATPNYIEDVKDTLQHSSVENLTHDVHMELHTTELFSNLEELSPNQSQIVTSQTEGGMFQCGECGKQFTKNANLFQHKKIHTGKKPYSCSECGKCFTRKSGLTQHKMIHTGQKPFTCLECGKSFNQKSFLLTHKTTHTGEKPFACSECGKCFTQKPHLVQHQRTHTGEKPFSCPECQKCFSSKARVRDHQRTHTGEKPYSCSECGKSFAQKPSFVEHQRLHTGEKPYLCSECGMCFITKAKLRDHQRTHTGEQPFSCSECGKCFNQKSYLVNHQKIHSEIKPYSCSECGKCFIKKSILDYHRRAHSGERPFSCLECKRFFSQKSDLVRHLKIHTGEKPFSCSECGKCFTQKSTLVSHQKLHSCSKSYLFIP, from the exons ATGGAGCCTCCACCTCACCCTATGTTACCTGAGAGATACAATGATCAGAAGATCCTGGACCTcaccaacaagatgattgagctgctgactggagag gttcctataaggtgtcaggatgtcactgtccatttctccatggaggagtgggagtatatagaaggacacaaggatctgtacttgGACATTATGACTGACCATCTTCTCACATCAACAG ATGGAGCCACGGACAGAAATGAACCAGATAGAAGCTCTAGTCCTCTAAGTCCTCGTGATAATGCAGAGAAAAATGGTGTCCTGCAGATCTGTCAG AGTGAACATCTGCGTGATATCAAGGCTGAAGTTATCGGAGAAGATGAGGTCACTAATGTGAAGACTGATCTTCAGTGTAAGGAGGAGGAAATGCCATTAGGTATTGGAATAG CAGAAAATCCTTGTAAGAACTTGGAAGAAAACTGCTGTGCAACTCCAAATTATATAGAAGATGTGAAAGATACCTTGCAACATTCGTCAGTAGAAAATCTCACCCATGATGTACATATGGAACTTCATACTACAGAGCTGTTCTCTAATCTTGAAGAACTTTCTCCTAACCAATCACAAATTGTTACAAGCCAGACAGAGGGTGGAATGTTTCAATGTGGTGAATGTGGAAAGCAGTTTACAAAAAACGCAAATCTTTTCCAACATAAAAAAATTCACACGGGGAAGAAGCCatactcctgttcagaatgtggaaaatgtttcacaCGTAAATCGGGTCTCACTCAACATAAAATGATTCACACAGGCCAGAAGCCATTTacgtgtttggaatgtgggaaatcttttaatcAGAAATCCTTTCTTTTAACACATAAaacaactcacacaggagagaaaccgtttgcatgttctgaatgtgggaaatgttttacccaaaaACCTCACCTTGTtcaacatcaaagaactcacactggggagaaaccattttcttgtCCTGAATGTCAAAAATGTTTTTCAAGTAAAGCCAGAGTCAGGGACCATCagcgaactcatacaggggagaaaccttactcatgttctgaatgtgggaaaagttttgctCAGAAACCTTCTTTTGTCGAACATCAGAggcttcacacaggggaaaagccatatttgtgttcagaatgtgggatgtGTTTTATTACAAAAGCCAAACTTAGGgatcatcagagaactcacacaggagagcaaCCATTTTCATGctctgaatgtggaaaatgttttaaccagaaatcatatcttgttaacCATCAAAAAATTCACTCTGAAataaagccatattcatgttctgaatgtggaaaatgttttataaaGAAATCTATACTTGATTATCATCGTAGAGCTCACTCAGGGGAGAGGCCATTTTCATGCTTGGAATGTAAGAGATTTTTCTCCCAGAAATCAGATCTTGTAAGGCAtctgaaaattcacacaggggagaagccgttttcatgttctgaatgtggaaaatgttttactcaaAAATCAACTCTTGTTAGCCATCAGAAACTTCACTCTTGTTCAAAGTCATATTTGTTTATACCATAG